The Magnolia sinica isolate HGM2019 chromosome 9, MsV1, whole genome shotgun sequence sequence tgattagatacaTGAGAAGGtcagagatttgacaaatctcttcttactaattggataggatgggactctgattttagttgtgtccttgaatcattacaaggtagcttcccaattgctacaagtagatccttggcaccctagtttccttcctctgaattctctaagttttaaataaatatttcatcattattccctcaattatattcgatttagatttcatcttaatctagttctagttctacttagtttcagactacgtataggtttcagtcccttaggattcgacctcggtcttatcaagtttattactacatcacaaccctatacttggggagtgaacagtaagTCCAGAGGACGAATGGGAATTCTTCGGCCCATTTACCTTTCGCTTTTTCTAATTTTGTCttgagatggtgcttgatgactttATTAACTGCCTCTACTTGTCCATTAGATTGTGGATGTTGAGGCGAAGAATATGCGTTAGAGATGCCAAGCCCTTGACACATACTTCGAAACTTGTTGTTATCAAATTGCTCACCATTATCAGACATGATGGTGCGTGGAATCCCGAATCGGCGAATGATGTTCTTCCAGACAAAATTGATCACCTTCTGCTTGGTGATTTTCGCAACCGGCTTAGCCTtgacccacttggtgaagtaatcaacTGCGACGATAGCGAATTTGGCCTACCCTTTTCTGGTGGGCAGAGGTCCGATGATATCAATCCCCCATTGGGCGAATGGCCACGGACCACTCATGGGGGTCATCTCTTCCGTAGGTTGCCTCGGCACATTTGCGTACCGTTGACACTTGTCGTACCTTTAAACGTAGTTTTTCGAGTCTTCCTTGATGGTCGGCCAGAAATACCCTTGGCGGAGTATTTTCAAGGCCATGGCCCGACCACCAGAATGGTTCCCGTAAATGCCTTCACGAATCTCTCAAATCACGTAATCCGCTTCATTGGGTTGGAGACACTTGAGATAGGGCTATGAATGCCCTTTTTTGTATAATATCCCGTCCAGGACTACGTACCATACTGCTCTGACTCTCATGTGCCTAGTTTCCAACCTATCCGAGGGGACCTCACCAGATGTAAGGTAACTGtaaatcgggtccatccagctcggagtaTCATCTACCGGATTGaccattttcttctccttttggTCGATGCTCGGTTGTTCTATGAATTCCACAAGAATGACCCGTAGGATCTTCCCTTCCATGGCTGAGGCTAGCTTCGCCAAGGCATCGACCTACAAATTTTCTACTCTAGGAACCTGATGGATAGTGTAGCTCCAAAATCTTTCTATCAATTTTCTTGCCTTGGCTAGGTAGGCAAACATCCTAGTCTCCTTAGCCTCGTATTCGGTAGAGATATGGTTCACTACTAACTGGGAATCACTTTGTTCCTAGAGAGACTAGACTCCCAGACTAGCTGCCAGCTTGAGCCCGGCCAGCAGAGCCTCGTACTTCGCTTCATTATTAGAGGCCTTGAAACCGAGTCTGATCGCATACTGGATGGATATGGAATTAGGCGCGACCAGGACAATTCCTGCTCCGACACGCTTGGCATTGGACGACCCATCCACATAGAGAATCCATCCTAGTTCTGATATCGCGTCTTGATCTCTTGGAGGAACAGGCGAAGGAGTCGTCTCAACTTCGGCATTGATCCCTTCCTCATTCGGAGTGGTGAATTctgcaatgaagtcggccaccgCTTGGCCCTTAATGGCTATCCTTAGTCAGAACTGGATATCGAACTCCCCGAGTtcaatggcccacttggttagCCGACCCGACACTTCGGGCCTCTGGAGGACTTGTCTAAGGGGAGAATCGGTCAAGACGATGACAGAATGAGCCTAGAAGTATGGACGTAACCTCTGAGCTGAGACAACGAGACAGGGCGCTAACTTCTCCAGAGCCAGATATCTTGTCTCGGTGGGCACCATGGCCTTACATAATATACGGGATGCTCTTATCCCTTTCCTCTCTAATCAAGAATGAGCTGACAGCCGAGGCCGAGACCGAAAGATATAAGAACAGGGGCTTGCCTTCTTCGGGTTTAGACAATAGGGGTGGCAAGCCTAAATACTGTTTCAGTTGCTGGAAAGCTTGTTCGTACTTCGACGTCCATtctgccttcttatgacccttcaactgttgaaagaaggggaggcatttatcgttgctttggatatgaatcgtcCGAGTGCTGCTACTCGTCCGGTAAGGCACTGTATCTCCTTGATAGTCAGAGGCGAACTCATATCGAGGAGTGTTTTGATCTTATTAGGGTTCGCTTCAATGCCCCTTTGGCTAACTTGAAACCCTAGAAATTTACAGGAGCCAACTCCGAAGGCACACTTCGCGGGATTCAACTTCATCTGGTACTCCCGGAGGACGGCAAAGGTTCCTCCAAGGTCTGTCAAGTGATCTGATGCCTTGATACTCTTGATAAGCATGTCTTCAACGTAAACCTCCCTAGTGTGCCTGATCTGTTTGTCGAACATCTGATTCACCAGCCTTTGATATGTTGCCACAACGTTCttcaggccaaatggcatgacctgATAACAATAGAGTCCCTTGTCAGTGACGAAGGTATTCTTCTGCCTGTCTGAGGGATGCATCACGATTTAGTTATACCCGGAGTAAACATCTAGGAAGGAGAGTAATTCGTGCCCCGCTGTGTTGTCCACCAGCTGATCGATCCGAGGCAATGAGAAGCTATCCTTTAGACAGGCCTTGTTCAAATTCGAGTAATCCACACAGACCCACCATTTTTCATTGGCTTTCCTGACGAGGACCATGTTTGCGATCCAATTGGAATAATATACTTCCTCTATGAAACCAGCGTCGAGTAATACAGAGACTTCATCGACTATGGCTTTATACCGCTCAGCATCGAACGGTCTTCTCTTTTGCTTCACGGGTTTGTGATCCGGGTCCACATTCAGCCTGTGGACCATGACATCCGGAGAGATCCTGGGCATGTCTCCAtgcgaccatgcgaagacatctcAGTGCTGTCTTAGGAAGGCTAGCATTTTGGACCACTGCTCAGAATTCAATGATGTTCCGTGCTGAACAGTTTTGCTCAGGTCTGCCTCATCGAGCGGTACTTTCTCCTGGTCTTCCACAGCTGAGTCCTCTGCAGGTCCTCTAGGATCTAGAACGTTGACAGTGAGCGTTTGTTTTACAGACCCTTTCTCCACTGCTATCACATAGCATCTCCGAGCTTCGCGTTGGTCGCCTCGGAGGTAGCCTACTCCGCCTTTAGCtaaaaatttcatcatcagatgatagGTGGAGACGACTGCCCTCATTGCATTGAGAGAAGGTCTGCCCAGAATGACGTTGTGTACCGATGACATATTGACAACTAGGAAGTCTACCATGAGGGTGacttgatgttgtccttctcccACAGTCACAGGGAGGGAGATAGCTCCCTCGGAGATCACCCTTTCTCCAGCAAAGCCGTGCAGGGAGTCTTCACAGGTCTGGGGCATGACCTTAAAATCCCCATTCTTTCGAAAGCCTTGGAGTAGATTACATCTGTTAAGCTTCCGGTGTCAATCAGGATGTGGTACAActtgtggttggctatggtcatagtaaCCACTAAAGCATCATCGTGCGGATGCTGGATTCCTCGCGCATCATCTTCTGAGAAGGTCATACTGCACGGGCTAACCCGGAGTTCTTTACTCGGCCGTTCAGTTATGTGGATATAGTGTTCAGGATCAGACTTCCGGGAATGGGCTTTTCGACCCTGTTCGAATCTCATCCATTGGATAAGCCCCCAAAGATGGTGTAGATTTTGGCTAGCTCTTCCGTGGTGTTATTCGACTGTTCTTGCTCTTCTTTCCAAGTGGTTCTCTCTTCCTTGACATATCAGCGCAGATGTCCCTTACGAGTAAGGGTCTCGATCTCATCTTTGAGATCCACGTAATCGGCTATGTTGTGGCCGTGATCCCGATGGAAACAGTAATACTTTCACTTGTCTTGATGATCGGGGTCGACCTTCATACAGACAGGCCAATTTAGAAGTTTGTGCCCTCTGATGTCCAATAGAATTTGCTCAGTAGATGTGTTGAGGGAGGTGTAGGAATGGAATTTTCTCTCTGGTTTTCTGCTCGGACGACGATTACGAGGAGCGCGGTCATCTGGTCCTTTGCTGGATGGATGAGATTCTTTGTTCCTTGGCCTATTCCCTTTGCCAGTTGGCTTTGTCACTTGAACATTCTTGCGGGAGTTGGAGAATTCCTCGGCATTAGTATACTTCTGAGCTCTGGCGACGAGTTCAGCTAATGTCTTCGGCAGATTCTTCCCAATAGAGAAGGTGAACTTTTCCTCTTTCAGACCACTACGCATGGCAGAGAGTGATATATTGTCGTCGTAGTCCTCCACTTGTAATGCTTCCTTATTGAAGCGAGCGATGTACTTTTTCAATGACTCCTTAGGCTCTTGCTTGATGGTGAACAAGTGAGTATTCGGTTTCTGACTCTTCTTCCCACTTATGAACTGAGTAAGGAATAATCGGCTAAGTTCTGTGAAGGAACCAATGGAGTTGGGTTTTAGCTGACAGTACCAACTTTGAGTGGATCCTATGAGTGTGATCAAGAACCCCCTGCATATCATTACGTCCATTGTTGTCTGGATTTGCATCCACGAATGATAAGCCTCCACATGTTCGTGTGGGTCACCAAACAAAGAGTATTGGATGAAAGGAGGTATCCGGAACCTCTGTGGCATCACCTCGCTCATGATCGtcaaggtgaagggaggctcggtctttTCCATCATTACCTGAACGACGGCGGGAATTGATGACGGCTGCTGCTTCTTTTCTAGTGTCAGAATCTTGTTGTTAAGCTTGCAAACCATGTCTCACACGGATCTTTGTTTTCCCCCACCATCTCTTATGTGTTTTCTACTTTGAGAGTTCTCCTCCCCCTTCTCCTTTCTAACTCATGTCGGAGATCCGTTAGTGCCAGGGTTGAGGTGATCGAGGCATTCTTCGGAGCTTGAGTCGCTGTGTTCCGAACCGGAACTCAGATTTGGATCGAGGGAGGGTTCTGAATCGAAGCTGGCGCCTGAGCGAGTTAACGTTGAGGCCCCTCGGGTTTCATACTCCTCGGCACGGAATGAGCTTACACAACCGGACCAATCGGTTCAGGAACAGGGTTTTCCTAAGCAGGATGTGGTTGTGGCTCCTGTCGTTACTTCATCTGGTTAATTTCGTCACGAAGGGTTTGTATCTCACTTTATATAGCTCAATACTTGCTTGCCCGATTATGAGAACGCTAGGAAGGCCCTGGAGCTGATTCGGCGTGAATTAACGAAGAGGAACGGGTCTGATCATTTTGCTCCGGTTCCGCAGCTaccactttcttctttcctcttgccattatGCTTAAGAATAGGAACCTGACCTTTCGTATCAGATTCCTACAGAGGGCACCAAAAAATGTTGAGGACAGAATTTAGaacaccctccactcaatgcgaTGAACTTCCAATGAACCCTGATCCTACACAAGGGGtgagtaaaggagaccctggctaagctaAGGGaacctccgatgcctaagtcaagtaaAGGGAATCCGGGTCTAAGTTGAATGtcgagagagggtgtgagatgttACGTACCTATATCAATGGGGCCCTCTCATATTTATACCTGCGTAGTGGGCGATCTGCGTCTGTTAGTTtcggcacgattcactcaatcagtTGGATATTGTGATCGTGGAGATTTCGACCGCAATACAGGGATTATGTAGTGTATCATGTCTTAGAGGAGCATATCTGTGGGTGAGATACCCGGTCATGTCTACGTAAGGAAGTTTCCCACTTCAGCGTCCAGAATGCACACATATGGCCTTGGCCTCAAATCTGGGTCTGGAACTAAGATACTCCCGATCCCAAGCCTCGGACCTTGACTATCATGTAGATATAACAAGATGGCTAGAAGCCGAGGCAGGCTTCGGCTCGTACCGAAGGTGGACCTGGCCTCACTTGTCCGCCAGTCATACACCTCCGAGGTCGCTTCTCTGAGCTCTGTGGTAGATAGCAGACTTAATTCATTGAGTTGGATTTCCCCATAACACTAATGATTAAGGTTAACATGAAACTTTCTAAATCTTCCTCCCTTCTCTTTCAGGTTCTCCCTCTATAGCCAATGCAAGGAGTGTGCTCAGGTGTTCTAATGTTGGATTTTCTTTGGTATATACAAACAAAACTGCACGCCGGGGTGTTGTATTCTAGAGTTAGCTTGTCAGGGAACCTATGCACCAATTGAATCAACCGAAGAAAGCAAACTATGTCAAAAAAAGCAACATTGTCCACACTTGTCCCAACATGAATTGATACTAAGCGATTTGGTACTTCCAAATAGGTGTGAGGTTCCAAATCACTACCAGATCAAAAGTCAGGGTTAGTTTCAGCTCTATGTAAAGATTCATAACCACCAGTCCGAGCTCCTTAGCCAACATACCCAAATTGAATGTATTCACTCCCTTAAAGGGAATATATAAGCTCATGCGATTTATTCTATTGTCTGCTTAGATATGGACAACAAGTGAACTGTGCCATGTTTTCTCAACTAGGTGGCTGGTCCTACTTTGGATTTTTCTTTAGCTATTTGTTGAAGGCTTTTCTTGGGTGATTGGACTTTACCAAATCAGAAGGTGAAGGTTATTCATTTAGTGTAATTTTGGAGCATCCAAAATAGGACCCACGTCCGTATAGTCAGGATTGAGAGATGAATGTGACATTTCTATGGTGGATGAGCCATCACCACTTAAGAAAAAGGTTGAAAACAACAAGATATAGGTTCTTAAGCCCATGAGAGAAAGCCGTGCGGTGGATTCTCTCCGGCAGTGATACGGGCTCAACTAATGTGGGTTTTCCTTGAACTATGTACGGGTAGCTTTTAGTAGATGGTTGGAGTACTTCATCAATTAGAtgtttaagatcatccaatctatGTGATTTTTGTACTACAtttacaatgggacccaccatttgtgCAGTTGAGTTGAGAGACGTATGTGACACGATTGTGGTGGCCAGTACCACTTGAGGATAAGGTGGAAAATGAGAAAATAATAGTCATGGTTGTCTGGCCAAGAGAAAGAACCGTGCGGTGTTAGTTCGGATAGATAGTGAAATGAACTTGACCCACTAGGATTCTCAATGTCTATTTTTAAGGGATTGAACTTTGCCAGAgaagatggttaagatcatccaatcaatattgtatttttatttattatttattatttttatttatttatttaatttattattattatttttttaaagataaatgtGCCAACCATATACAATCGATGGattgataaccaaaacttaagaAGTGGGTAGAAAATATTATAATAGAAATCCATACTATCCAACCAATGAGGGAAAATTGTGCCATATCGGTCCGGAATTGGAGTTTGTATGCAAATTGCATGCCATCAGGCTATGTAATTTCTTGTGTGGCTCAATGAAAAAacattaaatgtatatatatgcaATTTTAAAGTAAGAAGGATAACATCATTATTTCATGTAAGAAATTTTTTACTTTCTATTAAGAGCTTGTATATGACAAATACATATAACACTTTTTCATTGTGCCATGACAGCCGTTAAAAAAATACCCTATCAGTGAAATTACAGGTAATTCACATGCAGCAAGCTCGACCCACTTGGGTTTTTCTTGAGATATTTGCAGATAGCTTTGCGTGTAGAATTGGATTTTATCAAATCAGATGGCTCATTGGATTTGTGTGGCAAGGTGGGTTCTCAACGGCCAAGCCAGGGAGCTTTAACTGCTCCCCTACCTAACAGCTCAGAGAGAAAAAGTTTAATGCTCTGGCAGCATTTGATGGTTGATACTCATACAGTAACAATATGTAGAGCTGGCATATGAatgtgaataaaaaaaaaaagctgatcAAATTGCTAGACCTACCTtaaatggattaaaaaaaaaacataagcgAAACTGATTTGGTACGTGGACTGTACGGTTGAGATGAAAAGCACCCTAGGGTTCGGATTCAACCAAGAAGCACCCGCGGGGAAGAGTTCAAGCATGTTCGACCAATCTGACTTTGGGTTGATGGCCTAtgtacagtgggtcccacaatttgagcagttttatttgagttaagGAATTTCAGTCGTAGGATTTTGAATGCTTGTGTATCAACCACACttgcaagagtatcaaataacttagCTCAGAGAtgcttgtgacaaatccacttcgtccatcagttTGTCAAGATCCCATACGAGAGGAtttcaaaaatcaggtagatccaaaactcaggtgggcccatcaCATGAAACAGCAGAGATTGAACGCTCAACATTGGAAACTTTGAGGGGCCACAgatgttttgtatcaggatgatattatGCGTACAATTTAACTGAGTGGTAACAaccctataaacggtttggatggcatataaacaccatgatCGGCTccacgaaggtttcaacagtgggcgtttcCATtcttactttttcctgtggtgtggcccatctgagttttagaTCCCTGACCTATTGTggtcttgagaaactgatggacaaaaactcaagtgggccgcacgacaaGAAAACGTGGGTAGGTAaatgcccacagttgaaacctccccggcccaccgtgatgtttatatgccatccatactgatCCGTTCG is a genomic window containing:
- the LOC131254861 gene encoding uncharacterized protein LOC131254861, encoding MVCKLNNKILTLEKKQQPSSIPAVVQVMMEKTEPPFTLTIMSEVMPQRFRIPPFIQYSLFGDPHEHVEAYHSWMQIQTTMDVMICRGFLITLIGSTQSWYCQLKPNSIGSFTELSRLFLTQFISGKKSQKPNTHLFTIKQEPKESLKKYIARFNKEALQVEDYDDNISLSAMRSGLKEEKFTFSIGKNLPKTLAELVARAQKYTNAEEFSNSRKNVQVTKPTGKGNRPRNKESHPSSKGPDDRAPRNRRPSRKPERKFHSYTSLNTSTEQILLDIRGHKLLNWPVCMKVDPDHQDK